In Exiguobacterium sp. 9-2, the genomic window GAAAAAATGCTCGAAGAAGTCGGTGTCTTACAAGACATTTTGACAAATAACGACTTCTATACGATTGATGCAAAAGTCGAAGAAATCGCACGCGGTCTTGGTCTCGATGAAATCGGACTTGACCGGGATGTACAGGAGCTCAGTGGTGGACAACGGACGAAAATTCTGCTTGCGAAACTCCTTCTTGAAAAACCAGATATTCTCTTACTTGATGAGCCGACCAACTATCTCGATGTCCAGCATATCGAGTGGTTAAAACGCTATTTAAATGAATATGAGAATGCATTCATCTTGATTTCGCACGATATTCCATTCCTCAATAGCGTCATCAACTTGATTTATCATATGGAAAATCAAGAATTGAACCGTTATGTCGGTGACTACGACAACTTCGTCACGATCCACGAAGCGAAGAAAAAACAACTTGAGTCTGCATTCAAGCGTCAACAGCAGGAAATCTCTGAGTTGAAGGATTTCGTTGCCCGGAACAAGGCGCGTGTCTCGACACGGAACATGGCGATGTCACGTCAGAAAAAGCTTGATAAGATGGATGTCATCGAACTCGCACAGGAACGGCCAAAACCAGAGTTCCACTTCCTCCAAGCACGGACACCAAGTAAATTGATGTTCGAAGCAAAAGGTCTTGTCATCGGATACGATGAGCCACTGTCTCGTCCTCTTGATTTGACGATCGAACGCGGACAGAAGATCGCCTTGCACGGTGCGAACGGAATCGGGAAATCGACGTTGCTCAAGAGTTTACTCGGTGAAATCCCGGCTGTCTCGGGTGTCGTTGAGCGGGGAGAGAACTTGCATATCGGGTACTTCGAGCAAGAAGTCAAAGAGAAGAACTCGAATACGTGTATCGAAGAGATCTGGAATACGTTCCCGTCTCTGACACAACAGCAAGTCCGCGCCATGCTCGCGAAGTGTGGTTTGATGACGAAACACATCGAATCGAAAATCGAAGTACTCAGCGGTGGAGAAAAAGCGAAAGTCCGTCTTTGTAAATTGATGAACACGGAATCGAACATCCTCGTACTCGATGAGCCGACGAACCACTTGGACGTCGAAGCAAAAGAAGAATTAAAACGTGCGTTACAAGAGTACAAAGGAACCGTCCTCTTAATCTCACACGAACCAGAATTCTATGAAGCTGTTGCAACAGACTTATGGAATTGTGAATCATGGACGACAAAAGTATTCTAAGCCATGCTTTACAAAAGATGGGATGCCCAGACGGGTATCCCATCTTTTTAGTTCATACACTTAATCATTGCATGATTGTGCATCTTCACGCACACTAAGACTTAGAAAATGGTTATGAAGGAGCGTGTTTTTTTGGAAACGATCACGAAAAAAGCAACTTTATCCTATTTACATGTTCCAAGCGGTGGTTCGGAACAATTGATTGCCCGCCTCTATTCACCTGAACATACAGAGGATGCTCCATTAATTGTCCTCTTTCACGGATTTCCCGGGAAACAGTTAAACATGGACTGGGCAGTACAACTTCAAAGCGCAGGATACCATGTGCTTGTCACGTCATATCGTGGAACGATCGGAAGTCCCGGAACCTTCCGATTCCAACATGTTCTGGAAGACGCAACGGCAACTTTACGTTACGTCTGCTCCAAGTCTTTCACTACTGAACACGGTATCAAGGCTGATCAGATTACCGTTGTCGGTCATAGCATGGGTGGGTTCGCCGGTCTGCATGCTTTTTCTGAGACACCGGAGGCTGCACATTATGTTGGGATTTCTCCGTTTAATTTTGGACTCGTCGGTCAGCTCGTCCTCGAACATCCGGAATACGAGCCTGTGCTTCATGGTATTCTCGAGCGAGGAGCTGCTTTCCTAAATGACGCCACTGCTGACGCGTTACTCGACGAGTTAAAGCACCATCATACGACCTGGAACTTACTAACGCTAAAAGAACGTCTAGCCGATCGCTCGATGTTGCTCATGACGTCAGAACGGGACGAAACATCGATCAAAGCGCTCCATCATGACTTATTGGTATCGGACAGTCCGTTTGAGGAATCAATCGTCGACAGTGACCATAATTACATCGAGAACCGGGATGCTGCCTTTAACGAATGGACTACTTGGCTCGCACGACAATGAAAACAGAGCTCAGCGGACGACTGACTGCTGTTTGGTCTCAGGATGTGTGATCATGATGTTCCGGCTCAGCACCGGATTAGACGATGACATCATCTTTCACTTCATTCAATTCACGATTCCAGTTTTTTCGCAGTTGTTTCCATCGTCGGTAATGCGCTACTCGCTCATACAGGATACCTCGTTGACTAGATGGTTTACGCCAAATAAGACAAGAGCCAGTCTATTTCCTCCATTTATTGGAGAAGTAAACTGGCTCTTGTTATCTTTTATCTTATTTTTCGTTACTTACGGTGTGCGCGTCCCGGACGACGGTTATTCGAACGACGTGTGTTTCCACGTCCTTCTGTCGTCTTCCGAGATCCTTTACTCTGGTCGTGCTGTGCGCGAATCGCCTCTTCAGACAATTCGACGACGATTGGCGTGACCGAGATGTTTAATTCACGTTCCATATCACGGAATGTCCGACCATCTTTTGGTGTCACGATCGAGACGGCAATTCCATCGTTCCCAGCACGTCCTGTCCGACCGATCCGGTGAACATAACTTTCGGCATCGTCCGGTAAATCGTAGTTGAAGACGTGTGTCACACCTGTCACATCGAGTCCACGGGAAGCGACGTCTGTTGCAATCAGGAATTGTGTTTTTCCTTGATAGAACTTCGCCATTGCCTTTTCCCGTTTCCCTTGCGTCAACCCACCATGCAGTTCATCCGTCGGATACCCTTGCATCTGCATTTCTTCGTTTAATTTACTGACACGACGTTGCGTACGGCAGAAAATGATAGCTGCATATGGACGCATCTCGTCAAGCATCGTCCGTAGTGTCGCCTGCTTGCGACGATCCGTCGTCTCGACGACGAACTGCTCGATCGCTTCTACAGTGATGCTTTCCGCTTCTACCTGCACTTCGACTGGGTTACGCAAATACGTTTTCGCCAGTTCCTCTACTTTAGGTGGCATCGTTGCTGATAACATGACGAACTGGCGATCAACAGGTGCTGCCTCGATGATATCTTCAATTTCTGGCAAGAAACCGATTTGAAGCATTTGGTCTGCCTCATCTAAGACGAGTGTACGTAATTCGCTTAAGTCTAGTGTGCCGCGACCGACATGATCGAGAATCCGTCCTGGTGTTCCGATGATGATTTGTGGCATCCGTCCGAGTCGTTGAATCTGTTTAAAGACGTCTTGCCCGCCATATACTGCAAGAGCACGGTACTGTTCCGTATTGCGAATCAGCTTATGGGTCTCATCTGCGATTTGACGCGCGAGTTCGCGAGTCGGTGCGACGATCAATGCTTGGACCGTTTGCGATTCGACATCGATTTGCTCAAGAATCGGTAAGAGGAACGCTAGTGTCTTTCCTGTTCCGGTTTGCGCCTGTCCAATCAAGTCGCGTCCGTCAAGTAATGATGGAATCGCTTGTTCTTGAATCGGTGTCGGCTCCTTGATGCCTTGTTTTTGTAATTTTTTTATCCACAGGTCACTGATGTGTAATGTTTCAAATGTTGACATAATATATCCTCCTAAAAATTATCCACAGAAAAAAGCTGTGGATAACCTGCTTCGCATAGACAAAAACAGTTATCCACAGCCGTGCTCTATTCAGTATACACAATTTACGCGTTTGTTGCTTCCTGTTTTAACTTCCGATCGAGTATGAACGTGCCGAACGGGATGAATGATGCGATGAACGCAATACCCGCCTTGATGATCGACCAATCGTATTTGAATTTCACAACGGCGAGCCAGATCGCGTACATGACGAATAAGACACCGTGAAGTGCACCAACGACCGAAACTGCTTGTGGAATGTCCGCCATATATTTCAGCGGCATCGCAATCAACAGTAAGACTAAAAACGAAATTCCTTCTAATATCGCAATCATCCGGAATTGCCCAAGCGTAGTTCTTAACATCCCGTCACTCCTTTTTCCTGATTCCTGCTCTTAGTATACGGGATGGACGATCCATCTGTGACCTGTGTCACAGGATTGTCAGATTTCGAGTGGTCGTAACCGAGCTTCGATGGCAGCTCGTTTTGGCTCAAGAAACGGAGGTAACGCAAGTGTCTCCCCTAATGTTTCAACCGACTCATCCGTCGCAAATCCTGGTGTATCTGTCGAGAGTTCAAATAAGATATGATTCGGTTCCCGGAAGTAAAGGGCTTGGAAATAGTGACGATCGACTTTACCGGAGTTCGGTAAGTGATAAGCATTCAGACGTTCGACCCACTTCTCGTACTCCTCACTGTTCGGTACACGGAACGCGACATGGTGCACACCACCACGACCTAAACGTTCCCGATCAAGGTCTGGACGCGCTTCGACGTGGACTTCTGCTCCGATTCCCCCTTCTCCTGTCGCATAGACTTCGATTGGAGCAAAGTCACCTGCTAGTGAAGGATAGCGACCAACGTTCCGGAAACCCATCACTTCCGTCAGCACGCGGACCGTTAGTGTCGGATCGTTAACCGTCAATGTCACGGCTCCAAGTCCAACGATGGCATGTTCAGAAGGAATCTCTTCTTGCGGCCATGGGACACCGCCTGCGACACCTACTTCGCCATCTTCCGCGACAAGAATCAAACGCGTTCCTTCCTGATCACGAAATGCCAGTGTCTGTCGTCCAGCACGCTCAATGATTTCGTCATGCTCAACGTCCTTTTCCTCAAACCGTTTTTTCCAAAATTGAAGAGCGGCTGTTGTTTTGACACGAAGAGATGTCGAAGAAATACTCGATGCTCCTGGTACACCCGTTCCAAGATGTGGAATATCGAAAAACGTCAAATCTGTTCCAGGATTCCCTTCCGCATCTCCATAAAACAAATGATACGATGTCGTGTCATCTTGATTGACTGTCTTTTTAATCAAACGCATTCCGAGTACTTTCGTATAAAAATGATAATTTCGCTCTGCCATGCCTGTTAAGATTGATACATGATGAATTCCAAGTAGCTCCATCTTCGTCACTCCCTGTAAATGATTTGGTAATTGAAGTATAACGCACTAATATCTTGAATTCAAGATATTAGTCTAATAAAAAACCGCCCCTCCGAAAAGGAACGATTGAATAGTTGAAATTAAAGTTTTACGACGTTAGCAGCTTGTGCTCCACGTGCGCCTTCAGTGATTTCGAACTCAACTTCTTGACCTTCGTCAAGTGTTTTGAAGCCTTCACCAGTGATTGCTGAGAAATGTACGAATACGTCTTCTCCGCCTTCAACTTCGATGAAACCGAAACCTTTTTCTGCGTTAAACCATTTTACTTTACCTGTGTTCATGGGAACAACCTCCAAAAATAAATTACTTAATACATATGCTGAGCATATGAAAGGAATTCATTATTGTCCCGAAATACATGGAGCAACGAAAAGATTGTTCGTGACACGATGTGAATCCGTAATGACAATAACAATATTAAGCTAACGTAAGTATAAAATGGATGCGCTTTAAAAGTCAAGTTGCCAGACCAATGTTTTTCCAATTGATTCCACTTCTTCTACGTAACTCAAATAAAAAACAGGTTCAGCTGAAACTGAACCTGTTCTTCTGTTTTTAACGGTGGATCCAGACTGCTCCAGCAGAGTTATCTTTTGCTTCACCGATGACTTGAATTTTCAATCCATTGTTCGGAAGCAATTTCCCTGCATCCGGAATCAACTGGTTGATATACGATTTTGAATCATCAAACTTCGTCACACCTGGAAGACCTTTATAGTCGTAAAGTCCACGTGATGGTGAATCGATGAGCCATGCAGGTGCTTTATCATAACTGAAAGCAGCATCTGCGATTTGGTAACGTGTGCTTCCTGTCGTGACTGGCTTACCATTAAGTGTTCCAACGATTGCTTCAGGATGCGAGTCAACGACTCCGAGGAATCCTTCACCTGGGTGAATGCCAACCCAGTTATCGTCAAAGCTTGAGTCACCATACCAAACGACAAGACCTGTGTTGTACTTGACGCCACGTGCATGCTCAAGTGCTTTATCCGAGCCTGCATAGTTACGCCATTCGAGGTAGTACGCGTTATCAGCATAAGAGAAACCGTCTGAAGCGATGAAACCATCAAGCGTGAACTTCGGTGTACCTTCAGCATCGTCTTCAAAGACGACTTTTCCGTCAACTGTCAATTTCGCGTTATCTAATGCGAAGCCGTCAAGAGCAAGTCCAGCATCTGTAACATATTCGAATTTCAACGTGACTTTCTTACCAGCAAATTCGCTCAGGTCATATGATTTATCGACCCATGCGCCTTTTGTTGATTCGGCACGTTTGTCGCCATCTGTATCTTGATCACCAATCGTATCGATGACTTTCGATTGACCACCAGCAGTCGCTGTGACTGTCAAGAAGTCATAATCGAATTCAACATCATAGAGTGCTTTGAAGTCGAACTTCGCTTCTTTTGCATTCGTCAAATCGAACTCTGGAGATGTCATTGACGTATGCAAATCATTGCCTTTCGTGCTGTAGTAATACTTTTTACCGAATGCTGGATCGATTCCTTTTACCGGTTTTTTCGGTAAGTTCACTTTAATGATCCCTGGATTTTTTGATTTCGTGACACTCTGATCGAGGTACGAAGCTGTTCCAGCTTTCGTGAGCGAATCAAAATCAATTGTTTGGATGTTTGCCCAGTTTCCACCCATTACATTTTGGAAGAACTCTTTATTTTGTGGCGAGAAACTTGTTGGTTCTGTTCCTGCGACGTTACCGTTCCAGCTACCGCCACTCATGATGGACCATGAAGCAACTGGCTCGCCTTGACCTGTGTACTGTGTATCATACTCATCCGGTAATCCAAGATCATGACCGAATTCATGCGCGAATACACCGACTGCTCCATCTTCCGGTTGGACCGTGTAGTCATAAGCAGCCATTTTTCCGCCCCAGTAATCTACACTTGCTGTCGTATTAGCTACAGGATAAACGCCTCCAAGTGTCCAGCGGTGTGACCAGATCGCGTCATCACCAAGTGTTCCGCCACCCGCTTCTTGTCCAGTACCCGCGTGAATGATCATCAAGTGATCGACGAGACCATCTGGTTCATTTAAGTTACCGTCACCATCCATATCATACTGATCAAATTGATCATATTCTGCTAAGTTAATGCCTGATTTGACAGCAGCATTCAATGCATCTTTAACGAGCCCGCGTGGTCCTTTTGCTCCCGGTAGATTATCGTTCCCGCCTTTTGGATCATCTGAACCGTAATCCTTAGCAGTTCCTGGAACCGTTAGCCAGTTCGAAACCTTCCCGTCAACGGAATAACTTCCACCTGATTGCTCTTCGTAATATTGTTTGAATGTCTTTACTTTTTCACCGTTGAAGAGTTCGAATTCCTTATCTCCGAACATGAGATCTTGATAATGTTTTTGGTTAAAATCATTTGAGTACATATATCCAGGTTCTTGCACGACGTTGTTGTGCTTGAAGTCGCTATACTCGACGAGGAGAACGAGGACTTTATCTGTCCGCGTTGCTCCGTTATAGGCTGCCTGTTTTGCTTTATCAACTTTGACGAAGCCATTCGGATTGCCTTTTTTGTAGTTGTCATGCTTTTTCTTTAATTGTTTAGCCAATTGATCTTTCTGTTTCGACAAGAAATCCTTTGTTTTCTTATCAAACGCTGCTTCCTTACTTGATTCATGATGATCATGATCGGCTGCCGGTTTCCCATTTGCCTTCTTATCAAGATACTTTTGAACAGCTTGTTGCTTCGTCGCAGCTGAAGCTGCTTTTGAAATGACCCCACGTTTTTCAAGCACTTTGACTAAACGATCCTGATCGACCGTATTTAAGTCCATTGGTGCACCAGAGGCTGCTTTTTCTGCTGCTTGTACGGATTTTACCTGCCCACCAGGTAAGACCGGACCGACAGCAAAAGCAGCTGCCGTAATTCCAGACAGTACGGCTAAGCTAAGCTGTTTCTTTTTTCCCACGTGAATTGACCCCCTATGTAGTAGTGAAAAGTAAAAGATTACTATACTTTTCTGAATATTCAAATCTTAGTTTATTTTACTTCCTTAATCAATCTTTTTTAAGATAATTAGTGCTTTATGACCATACCTATTTTTGAGTATTAATTTCAAAAGATTTTCAAAAGATTCTTTCACCTTTTTTTCAAAAAAACATCCTTCCACCGTTTTAGAAAACGGTACGCTGAAAGCACTCTAATTCACTAAAGGGGAGGATACAATGAGCGCTTTACAACGTTTTGAACGCCACTTACTAAGAAACTATCTGCTCGGTTCATTCATCGCGGTGTTCGGCGTCGGGTGTCTGTTTATTTTTGAGACCCTTACCTTCACGAGGAATGAACAGTTGATTTTAATGGGTATCATGGGTTTATCTGTCAGTCTGATGTTCTTACTAGAATATATGATTTATTCTCGGCACATCGGTGCCTTACGACGCTTCTTCCAAAACGAGATTCCTTCACTCGCCTCTTTCCAAGAGGCTTATCAAACGACCCATCACTTTCCGGTTCTGACTGTTCAACGCATCATGGGACCACACTTCTTAGGTCTCTCAGTTCCCGCATCACTCCTGACAGCACTCGCAATCTCTCAAGAGTGGTTAAAGATGCCGTACTACTTGATTGGTCTCGCCTGTTTTGGTGCTGTTCTCGTCGCGATTTTACACGGTCTGATTGAATTTTTTCTAACCTACCGCGTTACGGAGCATATGCTCCTCACGTTAGAGAAGTATGCCTTCGAACATGGCTTTGATGTTCCAAGAAAAACGACGGTCGTCACGTTAAAGCAAAAAATGCTGATCAGCACATTGATTATCGGTGTTTTTCCGATCATGCTGTTCGTGCTCGCCTCAGCCGTTCAGTTAACGGAAAATGAAAGCCTCCGCTCTTATTGGAGCTGGTCGACGCTTATTTTAATCGTCATCTTGTCCGTCGCGACGTTTTGTAGTCTTCTTCTTTATGAGAACATTCGAAAACCGATTGCGATTCTTCAACAAGGCATTCAAGATGTCGAAAACAATCGTCTCGTCTCGTTACCGAATCCGTATTCTGATGAATTCTCGCACCTCGTCTCTGGTTTTAACCTGATGATGGAAGGAATCAAAAAACGCGATGAACAAAATGAGCAATTGCTGGACAGTCTATTTACGTTATTTGCCGCAACACTTGATGCCCGGGATCCTTATACGGCAGGACACTCGCTTCGTGTCGCTGCTTATTCAGTGGAAATCGCTACGGCTGCCAACCTACCTTACGAACAAATCGAGTTATTGCGCAAATCAGCTTTGTTGCACGATATCGGAAAAATCGGCATTCGTGACGATGTGTTATTAAAAGAAGGTCGCCTGACTGACGAAGAATTTCAGATCATTCAGCAACACCCGGTCATCGGTGTGCATATTCTATCGCAAGTTCAGCTTCCAAAGACGTTATATCCGATTCTTCCTGGGGTAAAGTATCATCACGAACGCTATGACGGAAAGGGGTATCCGGAAGGTCTCGCAGGAGAGGACATTCCACTCTTCGGTCGGATCATGGCGATTGCTGATGCCTACGATGCGATGACATCTGACCGTCCTTATCGTAAGGGAATGCCAGTGGAAAAAGCTTTATCCATCTTAGAAGAGGGCATGGGTACACAATGGGACGCCACTTTTACGCGTCTTTTTCTAGACTTGAAACGTTCGCCGATTGAAGACGTGTCGTAAGTATGGAAAGGAGTTTCTCATGCATCCTAAAATCGTGGAACGTCATGAATTTTATTTTGTTGGTCTTGGACTGACATGTGAAGAAAACGAATTGCATACGTTGATGCCGGAACTCTGGCGTGAATTTTCAAGACGCTCACATGAGATTCCTGCAAAACCAGATAGCTATCCGCTCGATATCTCACTTGAACGAAACGGAACCAAATACTCGCAATGTGTCGGGTATCCGGTCTCGTCACTCGACGGTATTCCAAAAGGAATGAAAGGTCACCGTATTCCTGCTGCACGTTATGTTTTTTGG contains:
- a CDS encoding immune inhibitor A domain-containing protein, with protein sequence MGKKKQLSLAVLSGITAAAFAVGPVLPGGQVKSVQAAEKAASGAPMDLNTVDQDRLVKVLEKRGVISKAASAATKQQAVQKYLDKKANGKPAADHDHHESSKEAAFDKKTKDFLSKQKDQLAKQLKKKHDNYKKGNPNGFVKVDKAKQAAYNGATRTDKVLVLLVEYSDFKHNNVVQEPGYMYSNDFNQKHYQDLMFGDKEFELFNGEKVKTFKQYYEEQSGGSYSVDGKVSNWLTVPGTAKDYGSDDPKGGNDNLPGAKGPRGLVKDALNAAVKSGINLAEYDQFDQYDMDGDGNLNEPDGLVDHLMIIHAGTGQEAGGGTLGDDAIWSHRWTLGGVYPVANTTASVDYWGGKMAAYDYTVQPEDGAVGVFAHEFGHDLGLPDEYDTQYTGQGEPVASWSIMSGGSWNGNVAGTEPTSFSPQNKEFFQNVMGGNWANIQTIDFDSLTKAGTASYLDQSVTKSKNPGIIKVNLPKKPVKGIDPAFGKKYYYSTKGNDLHTSMTSPEFDLTNAKEAKFDFKALYDVEFDYDFLTVTATAGGQSKVIDTIGDQDTDGDKRAESTKGAWVDKSYDLSEFAGKKVTLKFEYVTDAGLALDGFALDNAKLTVDGKVVFEDDAEGTPKFTLDGFIASDGFSYADNAYYLEWRNYAGSDKALEHARGVKYNTGLVVWYGDSSFDDNWVGIHPGEGFLGVVDSHPEAIVGTLNGKPVTTGSTRYQIADAAFSYDKAPAWLIDSPSRGLYDYKGLPGVTKFDDSKSYINQLIPDAGKLLPNNGLKIQVIGEAKDNSAGAVWIHR
- a CDS encoding HD domain-containing phosphohydrolase, with amino-acid sequence MSALQRFERHLLRNYLLGSFIAVFGVGCLFIFETLTFTRNEQLILMGIMGLSVSLMFLLEYMIYSRHIGALRRFFQNEIPSLASFQEAYQTTHHFPVLTVQRIMGPHFLGLSVPASLLTALAISQEWLKMPYYLIGLACFGAVLVAILHGLIEFFLTYRVTEHMLLTLEKYAFEHGFDVPRKTTVVTLKQKMLISTLIIGVFPIMLFVLASAVQLTENESLRSYWSWSTLILIVILSVATFCSLLLYENIRKPIAILQQGIQDVENNRLVSLPNPYSDEFSHLVSGFNLMMEGIKKRDEQNEQLLDSLFTLFAATLDARDPYTAGHSLRVAAYSVEIATAANLPYEQIELLRKSALLHDIGKIGIRDDVLLKEGRLTDEEFQIIQQHPVIGVHILSQVQLPKTLYPILPGVKYHHERYDGKGYPEGLAGEDIPLFGRIMAIADAYDAMTSDRPYRKGMPVEKALSILEEGMGTQWDATFTRLFLDLKRSPIEDVS
- a CDS encoding cold-shock protein, coding for MNTGKVKWFNAEKGFGFIEVEGGEDVFVHFSAITGEGFKTLDEGQEVEFEITEGARGAQAANVVKL
- a CDS encoding alpha/beta hydrolase family protein; this encodes METITKKATLSYLHVPSGGSEQLIARLYSPEHTEDAPLIVLFHGFPGKQLNMDWAVQLQSAGYHVLVTSYRGTIGSPGTFRFQHVLEDATATLRYVCSKSFTTEHGIKADQITVVGHSMGGFAGLHAFSETPEAAHYVGISPFNFGLVGQLVLEHPEYEPVLHGILERGAAFLNDATADALLDELKHHHTTWNLLTLKERLADRSMLLMTSERDETSIKALHHDLLVSDSPFEESIVDSDHNYIENRDAAFNEWTTWLARQ
- a CDS encoding ABC-F family ATP-binding cassette domain-containing protein, whose protein sequence is MSILTVSNLSHGFGDRAIFENVSFRLLKGEHIGLVGANGEGKSTFMNIITSQLEPDEGKVEWAKHVRVGYLDQHAVLEKGLTIRDALKGAFQYMFDIEQEINDLYGKMGEVEPEELEKMLEEVGVLQDILTNNDFYTIDAKVEEIARGLGLDEIGLDRDVQELSGGQRTKILLAKLLLEKPDILLLDEPTNYLDVQHIEWLKRYLNEYENAFILISHDIPFLNSVINLIYHMENQELNRYVGDYDNFVTIHEAKKKQLESAFKRQQQEISELKDFVARNKARVSTRNMAMSRQKKLDKMDVIELAQERPKPEFHFLQARTPSKLMFEAKGLVIGYDEPLSRPLDLTIERGQKIALHGANGIGKSTLLKSLLGEIPAVSGVVERGENLHIGYFEQEVKEKNSNTCIEEIWNTFPSLTQQQVRAMLAKCGLMTKHIESKIEVLSGGEKAKVRLCKLMNTESNILVLDEPTNHLDVEAKEELKRALQEYKGTVLLISHEPEFYEAVATDLWNCESWTTKVF
- a CDS encoding DEAD/DEAH box helicase, coding for MSTFETLHISDLWIKKLQKQGIKEPTPIQEQAIPSLLDGRDLIGQAQTGTGKTLAFLLPILEQIDVESQTVQALIVAPTRELARQIADETHKLIRNTEQYRALAVYGGQDVFKQIQRLGRMPQIIIGTPGRILDHVGRGTLDLSELRTLVLDEADQMLQIGFLPEIEDIIEAAPVDRQFVMLSATMPPKVEELAKTYLRNPVEVQVEAESITVEAIEQFVVETTDRRKQATLRTMLDEMRPYAAIIFCRTQRRVSKLNEEMQMQGYPTDELHGGLTQGKREKAMAKFYQGKTQFLIATDVASRGLDVTGVTHVFNYDLPDDAESYVHRIGRTGRAGNDGIAVSIVTPKDGRTFRDMERELNISVTPIVVELSEEAIRAQHDQSKGSRKTTEGRGNTRRSNNRRPGRAHRK
- a CDS encoding ring-cleaving dioxygenase; translation: MELLGIHHVSILTGMAERNYHFYTKVLGMRLIKKTVNQDDTTSYHLFYGDAEGNPGTDLTFFDIPHLGTGVPGASSISSTSLRVKTTAALQFWKKRFEEKDVEHDEIIERAGRQTLAFRDQEGTRLILVAEDGEVGVAGGVPWPQEEIPSEHAIVGLGAVTLTVNDPTLTVRVLTEVMGFRNVGRYPSLAGDFAPIEVYATGEGGIGAEVHVEARPDLDRERLGRGGVHHVAFRVPNSEEYEKWVERLNAYHLPNSGKVDRHYFQALYFREPNHILFELSTDTPGFATDESVETLGETLALPPFLEPKRAAIEARLRPLEI
- a CDS encoding DUF3817 domain-containing protein, which codes for MLRTTLGQFRMIAILEGISFLVLLLIAMPLKYMADIPQAVSVVGALHGVLFVMYAIWLAVVKFKYDWSIIKAGIAFIASFIPFGTFILDRKLKQEATNA
- a CDS encoding GyrI-like domain-containing protein, which codes for MHPKIVERHEFYFVGLGLTCEENELHTLMPELWREFSRRSHEIPAKPDSYPLDISLERNGTKYSQCVGYPVSSLDGIPKGMKGHRIPAARYVFWKHEGPDIEIWKSFEKIQRFASKQGIELDPHDFKIDETRDDVHHLYQRIR